Proteins encoded together in one Astatotilapia calliptera chromosome 7, fAstCal1.2, whole genome shotgun sequence window:
- the LOC113025699 gene encoding PH and SEC7 domain-containing protein 1 isoform X1, with translation MEEDSLCTSQTVATDSVLQQESSNCIDHQSINWEEEAAALSDQANLSPKKGCDASEEAEQWGQMMWPVCHVNCTSPPLSFATVQWDMPDPAAEQPLLMTDSSSANELDFEDVSAVTNEGSTSPSLHESQEDVSAELFKAESREEEAGLDPQPLNSEPEWTGSDTDPCDAADVQELETRWKEDELVESNNVPLRAESEEEEGRSVTSHPAETEELIDTALGTGSSDEYVDSFVDLKLEEEQKDSCVLLTGQEESGESEEKRTSANGDKTEEENEQWGEVEEGQSEANASCSEESVICLMNVEVHPEPLPTDDTGVSTEADKLVDLPPPELLEESLQFSAEEDQEILNQLHEDLTSRTEMCEDVEQNVEPEQPEAVDNDEGAALQVLENAERIENKQELVEKLEDLNCLEQQDCVQTALQDTDASLQLEVQDREPEHLEVTENPEQIPVEGSHETEEDADHLEPPQHLEESPEMELTDQVIQPDDAEQPEESPQLEQAVCVEAEDPGKAGQQEETAPSEDDKEPVNTTETQELNEEEKQGETSDLTEDVRGTEDGDLETVVANGKQPTSLEIAVPLMNGGEVDREKARILAEKLFKLDEIQRGDVVKHLDKDNDFSRAVGEEYLKFFDFTGQTLDHSLRSFLKVVVLIGETQERERVLQHFSCRFHQCNPDSFSSSGAVLALTCALMLLNTDLHGQHVGKSMSSSKFVSNLDGMNDGVNFNKDLLKSLYNSIKNEPLEWAVDEDELKNVVNEDPGDNPRLRSKVNPFLDIPHDKKAAVVKNGFLQRKLHADIDGKRTPWGKRSWKTFDGVLKGMVLYLQKNDYRRDQHIIEEVVSVHHSLAEPAADYTKKPHVFRLQTADWRVFLFQASSKVEMNSWISRINLVSALHSSPPFPAAVGSQRKFRRPILPASQSAETLEHQLQSHAKMLESFKVDLENQQQSTLDSKKAKARDMEEHLQYLQHEICRYETYIRVLEGWKSVKKTGDSELNAPDLNSFDKAVCADSLGEEDDVDGMLKKSHSSPSLELEVAPAAVVKVRRNISERRTYRKPIIPRWNKEV, from the exons ATGGAGGAGGACAGCTTGTGCACCTCTCAGACAGTTGCTACAGATTCAGTGCTTCAGCAAGAATCGAGTAACTGTATAGATCATCAGTCCATCAATTGGGAAGAGGAGGCAGCAGCATTGTCGGATCAGGCCAATCTCAGCCCTAAGAAGGGCTGTGATGCCTCTGAGGAGGCGGAACAGTGGGGCCAAATGATGTGGCCAGTGTGTCATGTCAACTGTACCAGCCCCCCACTTTCCTTTGCTACAGTTCAATGGGACATGCCCGATCCCGCTGCAGAGCAGCCTCTGCTCATGACTGACAGCAGCTCAGCCAATGAGCTGGACTTTGAGGATGTCAGCGCTGTGACGAATGAAGGCAGCACTTCCCCATCACTTCACGAGTCTCAAGAGGATGTCAGCGCTGAGCTTTTCAAAGCGGAGAGCAGGGAGGAAGAAGCTGGCCTCGATCCACAACCTCTGAATTCAGAACCTGAGTGGACAGGAAGTGACACTGAC CCATGTGATGCTGCAGATGTGCAAGAGCTGGAGACACGGTGGAAAGAAGACGAGCTGGTAGAGAGTAATAACG TCCCATTGAGAGCAGAATCGGAAGAAGAGGAGGGTCGCTCAGTGACATCACATCCCGCTGAAACTGAGGAACTAATCGATACTGCTCTGGGAACTGGAAGCTCGGATGAATATGTGGACAGCTTTGTAGATTTAAAGCTAGAAGAGGAACAGAAAGACTCCTGTGTTCTGCTGACTGGGCAGGAGGAGTCAGGAGAGTCGGAGGAAAAGCGAACTTCAGCAAATGGTGACAAAACCGAGGAAGAGAACGAGCAGTGGGGCGAGGTAGAAGAAGGGCAGAGTGAGGCAAACGCATCCTGCAGTGAAGAAAGTGTCATTTGTCTGATGAATGT GGAGGTACATCCAGAGCCCCTTCCAACTGATGACACTGGAGTGTCGACAGAGGCAGATAAGCTAGTGGATCTGCCACCCCCAGAGCTTTTGGAGGAAAGCCTGCAGTTCAGCGCTGAAGAGGACCAAGAGATACTGAACCAGTTACATGAAGATCTCACCAGTCGGACAGAAATGTGTGAAGATGTCGAACAGAACGTGGAGCCTGAACAGCCAGAAGCTGTGGACAATGACGAGGGAGCAGCGTTACAGGTTTTAGAAAATGCAGAGAggatagaaaacaaacaagagctGGTTGAAAAACTGGAGGATTTAAATTGTTTAGAGCAACAAGACTGTGTTCAAACAGCTTTGCAGGACACAGACGCTTCACTGCAGCTTGAGgtgcaggacagagagcccgagCATCTCGAGGTGACTGAAAACCCAGAGCAGATACCAGTAGAGGGGTCACATGAAACCGAGGAAGACGCTGACCACTTAGAACCACCCCAGCATCTGGAAGAGTCACCAGAGATGGAACTGACAGACCAGGTAATCCAACCTGACGATGCAGAGCAGCCAGAGGAGTCTCCTCAGTTGGAGCAGGCTGTTTGTGTTGAAgctgaagaccctggaaaggcagGGCAGCAAGAAGAGACAGCGCCTTCAGAAGACGATAAGGAACCAGTAAATACAACCGAAACTCAGGAGTTAAATGAGGAGGAAAAACAGGGTGAGACTTCAGATCTAACAGAAGATGTTAGGGGGACTGAGGATGGAGATTTAGAAACAGTAGTGGCGAACGGAAAGCAGCCCACGTCCCTGGAGATAGCGGTGCCTCTTATGAATGGAGGCGAGGTGGACAGAGAGAAGGCCCGCATCCTCGCTGAAAAGCTGTTCAAGTTGGACGAGATTCAACGTGGAGATGTGGTGAAGCACTTAGACAAAGA taacGACTTCAGCCGCGCTGTCGGAGAGGAATACCTGAAGTTCTTTGACTTCACCGGCCAAACTCTGGATCACTCCCTGag gtCTTTTCTCAAAGTGGTGGTGCTGATAGGAGAGACGCAGGAGAGAGAGCGCGTGCTGCAGCATTTCTCCTGCCGCTTCCATCAGTGCAACCCTGACTCCTTTTCCTCCTCGG GGGCTGTGTTGGCTCTGACATGTGCCCTGATGCTTCTCAACACTGACTTGCATGGACAG CATGTAGGAAAATCCATGTCGTCTTCTAAGTTTGTGTCAAACCTGGATGGAATGAATGATGGAGTGAACTTCAACAAGGATCTCTTGAAA AGTCTTTACAACTCCATAAAGAACGAGCCGCTGGAATGGGCTGT TGATGAGGATGAGCTGAAGAACGTGGTGAATGAAGATCCGGGCGACAATCCACGGCTGCGCTCAAAGGTTAACCCCTTCCTGGACATTCCTCATGACAAAAAGGCTGCCGTCGTCAAAAACGGGTTTCTCCAGAGAAAGCTACACGCTGACATCGATGGCAAACGCA CACCATGGGGAAAGAGAAGCTGGAAGACTTTTGATGGAGTGCTTAAAGGAATGGTCCTTTACTTACAGAAG AATGATTATCGAAGGGATCAGCACATTATAGAGGAGGTGGTGAGCGTGCATCACTCTCTGGCTGAACCAGCAGCTGATTACACCAAGAAGCCACACGTCTTCCGTTTGCAGACGGCCGACTGGAGGGTTTTTCTCTTTCAGGCCTC GTCCAAAGTGGAGATGAATTCGTGGATCAGCCGCATCAACTTAGTCTCGGCTCTTCACTCGTCGCCTCCGTTCCCCGCTGCCGTCGGCTCCCAGAGGAAGTTCCGCAGACCGATCCTCCCCGCATCGCAGTCGGCTGAGACTCTG GAGCATCAGCTTCAGTCTCATGCAAAAATGCTGGAGTCCTTCAAGGTGGACCTCGAAAACCAGCAGCAAAGCACGCTGGACAGCAAAAAGGCCAAAGCCCGGGATATGGAGGAGCACCTGCAGTACCTGCAGCATGAG ATATGTCGCTATGAGACCTACATTCGGGTGCTGGAGGGGTGGAAGAGCGTGAAAAAGACAGGCGACAGCGAGTTAAACGCACCAGACCTGAACTCGTTTGATAAAGCTGTATGCGCTGACTCTCtgggagaggaagatgatgtGGATGGCATGCTTAAAAAGTCCCACTCAAGCCCTTCTCTGGAATTGGAGGTGGCGCCTGCAGCAGTGGTCAAAGTCAGACGAAACATCTCTGAGAGACGGACGTATCGCAAGCCCATCATTCCCCGATGGAACAAAGAGGTCTGA
- the LOC113025699 gene encoding PH and SEC7 domain-containing protein 4 isoform X3 — protein MEEDSLCTSQTVATDSVLQQESSNCIDHQSINWEEEAAALSDQANLSPKKGCDASEEAEQWGQMMWPVCHVNCTSPPLSFATVQWDMPDPAAEQPLLMTDSSSANELDFEDVSAVTNEGSTSPSLHESQEDVSAELFKAESREEEAGLDPQPLNSEPEWTGSDTDPCDAADVQELETRWKEDELVESNNVPLRAESEEEEGRSVTSHPAETEELIDTALGTGSSDEYVDSFVDLKLEEEQKDSCVLLTGQEESGESEEKRTSANGDKTEEENEQWGEVEEGQSEANASCSEESVICLMNVEVHPEPLPTDDTGVSTEADKLVDLPPPELLEESLQFSAEEDQEILNQLHEDLTSRTEMCEDVEQNVEPEQPEAVDNDEGAALQVLENAERIENKQELVEKLEDLNCLEQQDCVQTALQDTDASLQLEVQDREPEHLEVTENPEQIPVEGSHETEEDADHLEPPQHLEESPEMELTDQVIQPDDAEQPEESPQLEQAVCVEAEDPGKAGQQEETAPSEDDKEPVNTTETQELNEEEKQGETSDLTEDVRGTEDGDLETVVANGKQPTSLEIAVPLMNGGEVDREKARILAEKLFKLDEIQRGDVVKHLDKDNDFSRAVGEEYLKFFDFTGQTLDHSLRSFLKVVVLIGETQERERVLQHFSCRFHQCNPDSFSSSGAVLALTCALMLLNTDLHGQSLYNSIKNEPLEWAVDEDELKNVVNEDPGDNPRLRSKVNPFLDIPHDKKAAVVKNGFLQRKLHADIDGKRTPWGKRSWKTFDGVLKGMVLYLQKNDYRRDQHIIEEVVSVHHSLAEPAADYTKKPHVFRLQTADWRVFLFQASSKVEMNSWISRINLVSALHSSPPFPAAVGSQRKFRRPILPASQSAETLEHQLQSHAKMLESFKVDLENQQQSTLDSKKAKARDMEEHLQYLQHEICRYETYIRVLEGWKSVKKTGDSELNAPDLNSFDKAVCADSLGEEDDVDGMLKKSHSSPSLELEVAPAAVVKVRRNISERRTYRKPIIPRWNKEV, from the exons ATGGAGGAGGACAGCTTGTGCACCTCTCAGACAGTTGCTACAGATTCAGTGCTTCAGCAAGAATCGAGTAACTGTATAGATCATCAGTCCATCAATTGGGAAGAGGAGGCAGCAGCATTGTCGGATCAGGCCAATCTCAGCCCTAAGAAGGGCTGTGATGCCTCTGAGGAGGCGGAACAGTGGGGCCAAATGATGTGGCCAGTGTGTCATGTCAACTGTACCAGCCCCCCACTTTCCTTTGCTACAGTTCAATGGGACATGCCCGATCCCGCTGCAGAGCAGCCTCTGCTCATGACTGACAGCAGCTCAGCCAATGAGCTGGACTTTGAGGATGTCAGCGCTGTGACGAATGAAGGCAGCACTTCCCCATCACTTCACGAGTCTCAAGAGGATGTCAGCGCTGAGCTTTTCAAAGCGGAGAGCAGGGAGGAAGAAGCTGGCCTCGATCCACAACCTCTGAATTCAGAACCTGAGTGGACAGGAAGTGACACTGAC CCATGTGATGCTGCAGATGTGCAAGAGCTGGAGACACGGTGGAAAGAAGACGAGCTGGTAGAGAGTAATAACG TCCCATTGAGAGCAGAATCGGAAGAAGAGGAGGGTCGCTCAGTGACATCACATCCCGCTGAAACTGAGGAACTAATCGATACTGCTCTGGGAACTGGAAGCTCGGATGAATATGTGGACAGCTTTGTAGATTTAAAGCTAGAAGAGGAACAGAAAGACTCCTGTGTTCTGCTGACTGGGCAGGAGGAGTCAGGAGAGTCGGAGGAAAAGCGAACTTCAGCAAATGGTGACAAAACCGAGGAAGAGAACGAGCAGTGGGGCGAGGTAGAAGAAGGGCAGAGTGAGGCAAACGCATCCTGCAGTGAAGAAAGTGTCATTTGTCTGATGAATGT GGAGGTACATCCAGAGCCCCTTCCAACTGATGACACTGGAGTGTCGACAGAGGCAGATAAGCTAGTGGATCTGCCACCCCCAGAGCTTTTGGAGGAAAGCCTGCAGTTCAGCGCTGAAGAGGACCAAGAGATACTGAACCAGTTACATGAAGATCTCACCAGTCGGACAGAAATGTGTGAAGATGTCGAACAGAACGTGGAGCCTGAACAGCCAGAAGCTGTGGACAATGACGAGGGAGCAGCGTTACAGGTTTTAGAAAATGCAGAGAggatagaaaacaaacaagagctGGTTGAAAAACTGGAGGATTTAAATTGTTTAGAGCAACAAGACTGTGTTCAAACAGCTTTGCAGGACACAGACGCTTCACTGCAGCTTGAGgtgcaggacagagagcccgagCATCTCGAGGTGACTGAAAACCCAGAGCAGATACCAGTAGAGGGGTCACATGAAACCGAGGAAGACGCTGACCACTTAGAACCACCCCAGCATCTGGAAGAGTCACCAGAGATGGAACTGACAGACCAGGTAATCCAACCTGACGATGCAGAGCAGCCAGAGGAGTCTCCTCAGTTGGAGCAGGCTGTTTGTGTTGAAgctgaagaccctggaaaggcagGGCAGCAAGAAGAGACAGCGCCTTCAGAAGACGATAAGGAACCAGTAAATACAACCGAAACTCAGGAGTTAAATGAGGAGGAAAAACAGGGTGAGACTTCAGATCTAACAGAAGATGTTAGGGGGACTGAGGATGGAGATTTAGAAACAGTAGTGGCGAACGGAAAGCAGCCCACGTCCCTGGAGATAGCGGTGCCTCTTATGAATGGAGGCGAGGTGGACAGAGAGAAGGCCCGCATCCTCGCTGAAAAGCTGTTCAAGTTGGACGAGATTCAACGTGGAGATGTGGTGAAGCACTTAGACAAAGA taacGACTTCAGCCGCGCTGTCGGAGAGGAATACCTGAAGTTCTTTGACTTCACCGGCCAAACTCTGGATCACTCCCTGag gtCTTTTCTCAAAGTGGTGGTGCTGATAGGAGAGACGCAGGAGAGAGAGCGCGTGCTGCAGCATTTCTCCTGCCGCTTCCATCAGTGCAACCCTGACTCCTTTTCCTCCTCGG GGGCTGTGTTGGCTCTGACATGTGCCCTGATGCTTCTCAACACTGACTTGCATGGACAG AGTCTTTACAACTCCATAAAGAACGAGCCGCTGGAATGGGCTGT TGATGAGGATGAGCTGAAGAACGTGGTGAATGAAGATCCGGGCGACAATCCACGGCTGCGCTCAAAGGTTAACCCCTTCCTGGACATTCCTCATGACAAAAAGGCTGCCGTCGTCAAAAACGGGTTTCTCCAGAGAAAGCTACACGCTGACATCGATGGCAAACGCA CACCATGGGGAAAGAGAAGCTGGAAGACTTTTGATGGAGTGCTTAAAGGAATGGTCCTTTACTTACAGAAG AATGATTATCGAAGGGATCAGCACATTATAGAGGAGGTGGTGAGCGTGCATCACTCTCTGGCTGAACCAGCAGCTGATTACACCAAGAAGCCACACGTCTTCCGTTTGCAGACGGCCGACTGGAGGGTTTTTCTCTTTCAGGCCTC GTCCAAAGTGGAGATGAATTCGTGGATCAGCCGCATCAACTTAGTCTCGGCTCTTCACTCGTCGCCTCCGTTCCCCGCTGCCGTCGGCTCCCAGAGGAAGTTCCGCAGACCGATCCTCCCCGCATCGCAGTCGGCTGAGACTCTG GAGCATCAGCTTCAGTCTCATGCAAAAATGCTGGAGTCCTTCAAGGTGGACCTCGAAAACCAGCAGCAAAGCACGCTGGACAGCAAAAAGGCCAAAGCCCGGGATATGGAGGAGCACCTGCAGTACCTGCAGCATGAG ATATGTCGCTATGAGACCTACATTCGGGTGCTGGAGGGGTGGAAGAGCGTGAAAAAGACAGGCGACAGCGAGTTAAACGCACCAGACCTGAACTCGTTTGATAAAGCTGTATGCGCTGACTCTCtgggagaggaagatgatgtGGATGGCATGCTTAAAAAGTCCCACTCAAGCCCTTCTCTGGAATTGGAGGTGGCGCCTGCAGCAGTGGTCAAAGTCAGACGAAACATCTCTGAGAGACGGACGTATCGCAAGCCCATCATTCCCCGATGGAACAAAGAGGTCTGA
- the LOC113025699 gene encoding PH and SEC7 domain-containing protein 1 isoform X2: protein MEEDSLCTSQTVATDSVLQQESSNCIDHQSINWEEEAAALSDQANLSPKKGCDASEEAEQWGQMMWPVCHVNCTSPPLSFATVQWDMPDPAAEQPLLMTDSSSANELDFEDVSAVTNEGSTSPSLHESQEDVSAELFKAESREEEAGLDPQPLNSEPEWTGSDTDPCDAADVQELETRWKEDELVESNNESEEEEGRSVTSHPAETEELIDTALGTGSSDEYVDSFVDLKLEEEQKDSCVLLTGQEESGESEEKRTSANGDKTEEENEQWGEVEEGQSEANASCSEESVICLMNVEVHPEPLPTDDTGVSTEADKLVDLPPPELLEESLQFSAEEDQEILNQLHEDLTSRTEMCEDVEQNVEPEQPEAVDNDEGAALQVLENAERIENKQELVEKLEDLNCLEQQDCVQTALQDTDASLQLEVQDREPEHLEVTENPEQIPVEGSHETEEDADHLEPPQHLEESPEMELTDQVIQPDDAEQPEESPQLEQAVCVEAEDPGKAGQQEETAPSEDDKEPVNTTETQELNEEEKQGETSDLTEDVRGTEDGDLETVVANGKQPTSLEIAVPLMNGGEVDREKARILAEKLFKLDEIQRGDVVKHLDKDNDFSRAVGEEYLKFFDFTGQTLDHSLRSFLKVVVLIGETQERERVLQHFSCRFHQCNPDSFSSSGAVLALTCALMLLNTDLHGQHVGKSMSSSKFVSNLDGMNDGVNFNKDLLKSLYNSIKNEPLEWAVDEDELKNVVNEDPGDNPRLRSKVNPFLDIPHDKKAAVVKNGFLQRKLHADIDGKRTPWGKRSWKTFDGVLKGMVLYLQKNDYRRDQHIIEEVVSVHHSLAEPAADYTKKPHVFRLQTADWRVFLFQASSKVEMNSWISRINLVSALHSSPPFPAAVGSQRKFRRPILPASQSAETLEHQLQSHAKMLESFKVDLENQQQSTLDSKKAKARDMEEHLQYLQHEICRYETYIRVLEGWKSVKKTGDSELNAPDLNSFDKAVCADSLGEEDDVDGMLKKSHSSPSLELEVAPAAVVKVRRNISERRTYRKPIIPRWNKEV, encoded by the exons ATGGAGGAGGACAGCTTGTGCACCTCTCAGACAGTTGCTACAGATTCAGTGCTTCAGCAAGAATCGAGTAACTGTATAGATCATCAGTCCATCAATTGGGAAGAGGAGGCAGCAGCATTGTCGGATCAGGCCAATCTCAGCCCTAAGAAGGGCTGTGATGCCTCTGAGGAGGCGGAACAGTGGGGCCAAATGATGTGGCCAGTGTGTCATGTCAACTGTACCAGCCCCCCACTTTCCTTTGCTACAGTTCAATGGGACATGCCCGATCCCGCTGCAGAGCAGCCTCTGCTCATGACTGACAGCAGCTCAGCCAATGAGCTGGACTTTGAGGATGTCAGCGCTGTGACGAATGAAGGCAGCACTTCCCCATCACTTCACGAGTCTCAAGAGGATGTCAGCGCTGAGCTTTTCAAAGCGGAGAGCAGGGAGGAAGAAGCTGGCCTCGATCCACAACCTCTGAATTCAGAACCTGAGTGGACAGGAAGTGACACTGAC CCATGTGATGCTGCAGATGTGCAAGAGCTGGAGACACGGTGGAAAGAAGACGAGCTGGTAGAGAGTAATAACG AATCGGAAGAAGAGGAGGGTCGCTCAGTGACATCACATCCCGCTGAAACTGAGGAACTAATCGATACTGCTCTGGGAACTGGAAGCTCGGATGAATATGTGGACAGCTTTGTAGATTTAAAGCTAGAAGAGGAACAGAAAGACTCCTGTGTTCTGCTGACTGGGCAGGAGGAGTCAGGAGAGTCGGAGGAAAAGCGAACTTCAGCAAATGGTGACAAAACCGAGGAAGAGAACGAGCAGTGGGGCGAGGTAGAAGAAGGGCAGAGTGAGGCAAACGCATCCTGCAGTGAAGAAAGTGTCATTTGTCTGATGAATGT GGAGGTACATCCAGAGCCCCTTCCAACTGATGACACTGGAGTGTCGACAGAGGCAGATAAGCTAGTGGATCTGCCACCCCCAGAGCTTTTGGAGGAAAGCCTGCAGTTCAGCGCTGAAGAGGACCAAGAGATACTGAACCAGTTACATGAAGATCTCACCAGTCGGACAGAAATGTGTGAAGATGTCGAACAGAACGTGGAGCCTGAACAGCCAGAAGCTGTGGACAATGACGAGGGAGCAGCGTTACAGGTTTTAGAAAATGCAGAGAggatagaaaacaaacaagagctGGTTGAAAAACTGGAGGATTTAAATTGTTTAGAGCAACAAGACTGTGTTCAAACAGCTTTGCAGGACACAGACGCTTCACTGCAGCTTGAGgtgcaggacagagagcccgagCATCTCGAGGTGACTGAAAACCCAGAGCAGATACCAGTAGAGGGGTCACATGAAACCGAGGAAGACGCTGACCACTTAGAACCACCCCAGCATCTGGAAGAGTCACCAGAGATGGAACTGACAGACCAGGTAATCCAACCTGACGATGCAGAGCAGCCAGAGGAGTCTCCTCAGTTGGAGCAGGCTGTTTGTGTTGAAgctgaagaccctggaaaggcagGGCAGCAAGAAGAGACAGCGCCTTCAGAAGACGATAAGGAACCAGTAAATACAACCGAAACTCAGGAGTTAAATGAGGAGGAAAAACAGGGTGAGACTTCAGATCTAACAGAAGATGTTAGGGGGACTGAGGATGGAGATTTAGAAACAGTAGTGGCGAACGGAAAGCAGCCCACGTCCCTGGAGATAGCGGTGCCTCTTATGAATGGAGGCGAGGTGGACAGAGAGAAGGCCCGCATCCTCGCTGAAAAGCTGTTCAAGTTGGACGAGATTCAACGTGGAGATGTGGTGAAGCACTTAGACAAAGA taacGACTTCAGCCGCGCTGTCGGAGAGGAATACCTGAAGTTCTTTGACTTCACCGGCCAAACTCTGGATCACTCCCTGag gtCTTTTCTCAAAGTGGTGGTGCTGATAGGAGAGACGCAGGAGAGAGAGCGCGTGCTGCAGCATTTCTCCTGCCGCTTCCATCAGTGCAACCCTGACTCCTTTTCCTCCTCGG GGGCTGTGTTGGCTCTGACATGTGCCCTGATGCTTCTCAACACTGACTTGCATGGACAG CATGTAGGAAAATCCATGTCGTCTTCTAAGTTTGTGTCAAACCTGGATGGAATGAATGATGGAGTGAACTTCAACAAGGATCTCTTGAAA AGTCTTTACAACTCCATAAAGAACGAGCCGCTGGAATGGGCTGT TGATGAGGATGAGCTGAAGAACGTGGTGAATGAAGATCCGGGCGACAATCCACGGCTGCGCTCAAAGGTTAACCCCTTCCTGGACATTCCTCATGACAAAAAGGCTGCCGTCGTCAAAAACGGGTTTCTCCAGAGAAAGCTACACGCTGACATCGATGGCAAACGCA CACCATGGGGAAAGAGAAGCTGGAAGACTTTTGATGGAGTGCTTAAAGGAATGGTCCTTTACTTACAGAAG AATGATTATCGAAGGGATCAGCACATTATAGAGGAGGTGGTGAGCGTGCATCACTCTCTGGCTGAACCAGCAGCTGATTACACCAAGAAGCCACACGTCTTCCGTTTGCAGACGGCCGACTGGAGGGTTTTTCTCTTTCAGGCCTC GTCCAAAGTGGAGATGAATTCGTGGATCAGCCGCATCAACTTAGTCTCGGCTCTTCACTCGTCGCCTCCGTTCCCCGCTGCCGTCGGCTCCCAGAGGAAGTTCCGCAGACCGATCCTCCCCGCATCGCAGTCGGCTGAGACTCTG GAGCATCAGCTTCAGTCTCATGCAAAAATGCTGGAGTCCTTCAAGGTGGACCTCGAAAACCAGCAGCAAAGCACGCTGGACAGCAAAAAGGCCAAAGCCCGGGATATGGAGGAGCACCTGCAGTACCTGCAGCATGAG ATATGTCGCTATGAGACCTACATTCGGGTGCTGGAGGGGTGGAAGAGCGTGAAAAAGACAGGCGACAGCGAGTTAAACGCACCAGACCTGAACTCGTTTGATAAAGCTGTATGCGCTGACTCTCtgggagaggaagatgatgtGGATGGCATGCTTAAAAAGTCCCACTCAAGCCCTTCTCTGGAATTGGAGGTGGCGCCTGCAGCAGTGGTCAAAGTCAGACGAAACATCTCTGAGAGACGGACGTATCGCAAGCCCATCATTCCCCGATGGAACAAAGAGGTCTGA